The DNA segment AGATAGTCGGTCGTTGGTTCGTGACCGGCTCTTGTCTCGAGCGGCGTGGCCCTCGTGGCGCGGTTTCGACGGAAGCCGGTAGCTCCACCGTCAGTCGAAACAATCAGGTCGCCTCGAGGACACGGCATCGTATGACCGTCTTTGCACTGCTCCGCGTTTCGCCGATCACCGACGACGACATCACCGACGACGTCGCCGCCGCCATCGAGGCCCTCGAGGACTTCGACGTCGCCTACGAGACGACGCCCATGGCGACGACGCTCGAGGCCGATGACGTCCACGAACTGTTCGCCGCGTGTGCGGCCGCCCACGAGGCGGTCGACCACGGACACGTCCAGACACTCGTTCAGGTCGACGACAAGCGCGACGTCGAGATGACCGCGAGCGACAAAGTCGACGCCGTCGAGGGCACACTCGGCCGGGAAGCCAGCAGCGACCGCGACGCGTGATCGGCTTCGAACGCTCGAGTTCCTAACCGTTCGCGAAGACGGCACTCGTGCGCTCGAGCCAGCCACTGGTAAACAATCGGGCTCGAGCGGTCGCTCGAAGCCCGCTTTCGCTCCCCTTCGCAGTGCACGGGTCGCGGACACGACCGATCAGTTGTCGACGACCGTTCGGCCCCAGTCGTCGAGCCAGGTCGAGAGGTTGCCCTGTAGATCCTCGTAATCGAAGAAGACCGCTTCCTCGGGTTCCTGGGCGTACTCCTCGAAGACTTCGGGGAGCTCCGTCGTGTCGTTCGTCGGGCCGGTCACGTTGCGCTCGGCGACGACGGCCTGGACCTCAGGCTCGAGGACGAAATCCATGAATTCGTGGGCGAGGTCGTCGTTGGTGCTCTCGGCGAATCGAACGATGCCCGAGTAATTGGCGTAGGCCTGGTCGTTGAGCAACGCGACGCGGTGTTTCTCGAGGTCGTTGTCGAAGCGCTTGGCGTAGACGCGGTCGTTGGCGTAGGAGACGATGACGGGAATGTCGTCGTTCTCGAAGTTGGTATACACGTCGCTCCAGGAGTCGAGCACGCGAGTGTCGTTGTCCAGCAGGTCCTGCCAGTAATCGAGGTACGTGTACTCGCCCTCGTCGCCGAACTCGTTTATGCTCCAGAGCATGAACAGCTGGCCCGTCGTCCCGCGCTGCGGATTCGAAACGGCGAATTTGCCCTCGTAGGCAGGGTCGAGCAGGTCTTCGAACGTTTCGGGTTTCTCGACGTTGCGGCCGTCGTAGACGATGGCACACAGGCTCCGGTAGGTCGGGATGACCCGCCCCTGTGGGTCGAACTCGTGGTGCTCGCCGATGTCCTCGGCGTTCGAGAGGACCGAGCGATCCGTTTCGACGAAGAGGTCGTCGTCAGTGTTCTCGTCCGCTCGAAGCAGTTCGTGCGGGCTCAGCCCGTAGTACAGGTCGGGTTCGATGTCGACGCCCTCGTTGTGACGCTCGATGAAGTAGTTGAGTTCCTGCTCGGGCGTGTGCCACTCGAGAGTGGCGTCGTAGCGTTCTTCGAACTCGTCTTTGATCCAGACGCCCGGACTGTCACTGGGCGCGTCGATAAAGGAGTTGTACGTGGCGACGTGGAGCGTGTCGTCGTCACTGTCGCCCGTGATACTCCCGAGACAGCCAGCCAGGCCCGCGAGGCCCCCGGCAGCCATTCCACTGAGGTACGTTCGTCGCTTCATTACTCTGTGGTCGTACCTGGTGGTACGTAAGGGACTCGGTCCTGACTCGAAGGAGACTATCTCGGCGGGTGACACGACGGAGCAGGCTCACAGGGATTGTCGTCACAACGTACCGCAGAGCACCGACCCGTGGCGAGCACCCGGCGGTACGTGACTCGAGTAGATCCTGTCACTGGCTCAGCGACTCGAGCGTGGGGAGCGAAAGCCCACTCGAGCACACCGTGGGGTCCGGGTCGTCGAGGTCGAGTCGCCCGGTTTCGGCCAGCGTTCGAAGCGCGTAGAAGTTTCGCGCCTGTTCAGGAAGCGCCTCGAGTAACCGCGTCTCGACGGCACCGTCCCACGCCAGCGGATGGGTTCCCGGCTCGCGCCAGGCCGACCGCGGGGCGAGAAACGGCGGGAGCCAGTCGCCGTCGCGTTCGGTCCACTGCCGTTCCGGCGTGTGTCGCACCAGCGAAAGAACACGATCGGCCGGCTCGAGCGTCCGGTCGGTCAGCCGTGAGCGATCAACCGAGACACCGGTGACACGACGGTAGACCCTCGCGGCCAGTTCGGCGTGGAGCCCTTTCGCCCGCCGACGAGCCAGCGGCACCTGTGCCCAGGCGCGGACGTACGCCGGGTCCCAGAGCGGCAGCCACCACTCGAGGCCGGCGTCTTCGTAGGCCCGACAGTCCCCGTTCGTGAACGTCGACATCCGGCCGCGCCACTCCCAGCGTTCGTAGGCCGCACCAGCCGTTTCCGGCGAATCGATCGCTTCCGGTGACCTCTCGCCGAGCAACCCCTCGCGAATGCGCGCTCGCGCAGCCGTCCGGAAGACCTCGTCGTCGTACCCCCAGAGCGTGTAGTGTGTCTCGAGGACGTACTCGACGAGCGCCTCGAGGGTCGGCTCGATCAGCGGGGTCCCGTCCGTCCCCCCGTCGGCGTCGACCGCCGGCCCACAGCCGACGGTCGTCTCGTCGTCCGGCCGCCCTTCGCCGACGAATCGCGGCAATCGTTCGCTCGGCGTCGCCACGGTGTGTCCGGGGCAGTACAGTGCGTCTTCGGGGAGTCGTCCGGCCTCGAGCAAGCCCCGCAGAGCGGGCCACTCGGCCAGAAACGGGAGCGCGTCGCCCCCGAACGCCCACTCGCGGTAGCGACGGCCGGCGGTACCGTGATACCACCCGTGCCAGTCAGCCTGGCTGTAGGGGTAGAACTCCCAGCGAATCCCCAGTCGGGCGGCGACCTCGCGACTCATCTCGACGTCCGGGTGGCCCGAGCGACCGAAGGTGAACCCGATGACCTCGCGCCCGCGCTCGACCAGCGCCGACGCGAGCAGCCGGGAGTCGAACCCGCCCGACAGCGGGAGGACGATGGGGCGGTCCCCGGCAACCATCTCGAGTCGGTTCAGTGCGATCTCGAGGGCTGTCTCGAGGCGGTCGGCGTCCGCAGTCGGTCCGGCATCGCGTGACTCGGGTGTACTGTCGCGCCTCGGGGTCGTCCCACGACCGCCTCCCGCAGGCCAGTACTCCCGGTACGTGTGTCGACGGATGCCGTCGGCCTCGAGGGCGACGACCTCGCCGGGTTGAACGGCGTACACGCCGTCCCAGATCGTTTCTGGACCGGTAACGTACCGGGTCACCAGGAACTCGCGTTCGGTGATTGGGTCCCGTGGCGCATCGGTAGCGTCGCGGACGACGTTCCCGCGGTCGCTGACGAACCGGGCCGACTCGGCGTAGTACAGCGGAATCGACCGCGCCCCGTCGGCAACGAGATACGACCCGTCCTCACTCTCGAGGTCGACGACGGCGGCGAAAAAACCCTCGAGGGAGCCAGCACAGTCGGCGATGGCCTCGAGGGTGGCGTCGGCTTTGGCCGCCCCGTTCGGTTCGTCACCGTCGCCAGCAGCGGACGCGACGTCGGCCAGCACACGGCCAAACCGTTCGGCCAGCGCCACCCCCTCGAGAAGCCGATTGCCGTCGAACGCCCGGCCACGAACGGCCACTCCACGGGCTCGGACCCAGCCGTCGTCGTGGAGCGTCAGGTACATATCCAGCAACTCACCGGCGATCAAATAAATAGCCTCGGCTCGAGGTACCACTCGAGCGGCGACCGTCGCATCCCTCTGGTTTTGGTAGTCCTTTCAAAGTATTTGATAGTGATATTGTACCAAGTGCTTCTCATTCAATATTGTTTTGGTACAGCAGAAATAGTAGATCGGGAAGTGCGGTGTAACCACCGCGAGAAAGCGACTTCGAATCGAGTGTCCGAGCGCTCGCGTTCAGTCGGCCGCTTCGGCTGCATCGGCCGAACGTTCGGGATAGATATCCGCGACTTCCTCGTTGAATTTCTCGAGGATGACGCGACGTTTCTTCTTCATCGTGGGCGTCAACATCTCGTTTTCTTCGGTGAACTCCTCGGTGACCAGCTGGAACTGTTTGATGCGCTCGTGTTTCGCGAAGTTTTCGTTGACGGCGTCGACTTCTTCCTGAATCAGTGCGTTTGCCTGTTCGTTTTCGGTGACGCTCTCGTCGTCCTCGAGGTCGAGTTCCTCGCGCAGATACGCGAAGTTGGGAACGATGAGCGCGCCGACGAACTTCTCGCCGTCGCCGACGACCATACACTGCTCGACGACCTGACTCTGGGCGAACGAATCTTCGATGGGGGCCGGCGCGACGTTTTTCCCCGTCGAGAGCACCATGATCTGCTTCGAGCGTTCGTGGAAGACGAGATAGCCGTCAGGGCGGATCGTCACGATATCGCCGGTCCGGAACCAGCGACCCTCGTCGTCCTCGAAGAACGCCTCTGCAGTCTTACCCGGCTTGTTCCAGTAGCCTCGAGCGACGTTCGGCCCGTTGACGAGGAGTTCTCCTGTTTCGCCCTCGACGGAACCTGTCCCCTCCTTCGGGGCGACGCTCTCGTCGACTTTGACGCTGCAGCCTTCGACCGGAACGCCGATGGTCCCGATTTTCGGTTCCTCGGGCGGATTGGTCGTCACGACGGGCGAGGTTTCGGTGAGTCCGTACCCCTCGTAAATCGGGAGCCCCATGCCGTGATACAGCGTACAGAGGTCAGGCGAGAGCGTACCGCCGCCGCTGACGAGGAACTGGACGTTGCCGCCGAGTGCCTCTTTGACCTGGGAGAACACCAGCGAGTCGGCAATCTTCATTTTTATCCCGAGGAGGCCGCCAGGGCTGTCGGCCCGATAATAGTCCCGGCTGACGCCGGTCGCCCAGTTGAATATTCGCTCTTTGATCGGCGATTCGCTCGCCTGCTCGCGGATGGCGTCGTAAATTTTCTCGTAGACGCGTGGGACGCTGGTCGCCGTCGTCGGCCCGACCAGTTGAAAGTCCTCTTTGAGCGTGTCGGAGCTCTCCGCGTACGCGACACAGCCGCCGGCAGCGAACATCAGGAAGTGTCCCGCCGTCCGTTCGAATACGTGCGCTAGCGGCAGGAACGACACCGTCTGCGTGTCGGTATCGATGGACGGCGACCCCTCGGGTTTCCCCGGCCGCGGACCGTATCGTCGATACACCTGGTTGACGTTCTCGCGGAAGTTTCGATGGGTCAACTCGACACCCTTGGGCTGGCCCGTCGTCCCGCTCGTATAGATCAGGCTCGCCAGGTCGTCCGGCGTCCGTTTCTCGAGCCAGTCCGTAAACGCTTCCTCGTCGTACGCCTCGAGGCCGCGGTCGTAGACCTCCCGAAGCGTCATGACGTCCTCTCGCTCGCTCGCCGCCGAAGAGAGGGTGTCCATGCTGACGATGAACTCGAGTGCAAGCTCGTCTTCGACCTCGAGGACGCGCTCGAGGGCGGCCTCGTTTTCGACGACGACGCCGGTTGCGTCGGGATCGTCGAGTAGGTACTGCACCTGTGCGGGCGAGGAACTGCTGTAGACGGTGGTGATGACCGCGCCCGCGCTCAACAGGGCGAAGTCACACTGGGCCCACTCCATACGCGTACTCGCGAACATCCCAACGCGGTCACCAGCTTTGACACCCAGGTCACGAAACCCAGCGGCTAACACGCCGACGATTTCGCCCATCTCATCGTAGGTGAGCATCGCGAACTCGCCGTCTGGGGCGGGTTCGAACGCCGTTCTGGCAAGCGAGCGGTCGTAGATGCCACCCTTGTACCGCTGGGCCGGTTGCCCCTCGTTTCGCTCGACCGTCTTCGCGAACATCTGTGCGAGCGTATCCACCTCGAGTACCTCGTTGTCGAACTGCCGTTCGGATTCCCTCCAGTCCATGATATACATTATCAATTCTCACATTCCCTCTTGAACTATTCGGTCGTTCAGAGTGTTTTGGCCGCTCGAAGGTGATTTCACGCTCGAAAACTCGGAAAGGATCGTACGTGAGCAGCCGGGAAGGAACCGCGCCTGGAATCGGAACGGGACCGCCCGATTCGAAATGTGGGATTACGCGTCCGCGTAAATATCCTCGACTCGATCCTCGAATCGCTCGAGAATCACTCGACGCTTCTTTTTCATCGTCGGCGTCAACATCTCGTTATCCTCGGTGAACTCGACCGGCACGAGGCGGAACTGCTTGATCGTCTCGTGGCGTTCGAAGTTCTCGTTGACGCGGTCGACTTCCTTGCGAACGTAGTCGTGGACCCGGTCGTCAGTACAGATGGCCTCGCTATCGTCCGGCAGGTCGATCCCTTCGCGCTCGGCCCAGTCGCGGATGTGCTCGAGGTTGGGGACGATGAGCGCGCCGATGAACTTCTCGCCGTCGCCGACGACCATCGCCTGCTCGACGATCTCACTCGCGGCGAAGGCGTCCTCGATAGGTGCCGGGGCGACGTTTTTACCCGTCGAGAGGACGAGAATCTGTTTGACTCGCTCGCGGAACTCGAGGTAGCCGTCCGGTCGGAGATGGACGATATCGCCGGTACGGAACCAGCGCCCGTCCTCGTCCTCGAGGAACGCGCGTTCCGTAGCGGCAGGTTTCTCCCAGTAGCCCTCGGTGACGTTCGGCCCCTGGACGAGGAGTTCGCCGACCTCGCCGGGGTCGTCGAACACGTCCTGGTCGGCCACCGACTCGTCGATTCGCAACTCGACGTCCGGCAGCGCCGGCCCGATAGTGCCGATGATGGGCGCTTCGGGCGGGTTGACGCTGACGACGGGTGCGGTTTCGGTCAGGCCGTAGCCCTCGTAAATCGGCAACCCCATGCCGTGATACAGCGTACAGAGGTCGGCCGAGAGGCTGCCGCCGCCGCTGATGAGTAGTTCGATGTTGCCGCCCAGGGCCTCCTTGACCTGGGAAAACACGAGTCGATCCGCGAGAGCGTGTTTTGCCGACAGCACGGGACCGGGGTCATCCGCGCTGGCGTAGTCGACGCCAACGTCGGTTGCCCAGTTGAATATCCGCTCTTTGACCGGCGATTCGCTCGCCTGCTCGCGGATGGCGTCGTAAATTTTCTCGTAGACACGCGGCACGCTGGTCGCCGTCGACGGCCCCACCGCACCGAAGTCGTCTTTGAGCGTGTCCGGGCTCTCGGCGTAGGCCACGCAGGCCCCGCTGGCAAACATCAGGAAATGCCCGGCGGTCCGTTCGAAGACGTGCGCCAACGGCAGGAACGACACCGTCTGCGCCCGCTCGTCGATCACGGGCACGTCAGCCGGTTTGTCCGGCCGAGGACCGTAGCGCTTGCGGATCTGATTGACGTTCGACCGGAAATTGCCGTGGGTCAACTGGACCCCCTTTGGCTGGCCCGTCGTCCCGCTCGTGTAGATCAGACTCGCCAGGTCGTCTTGCCCGGGTTCGTCGACCCACGTCTGGTAGGTCTCGAGGTCGAACACGTCCTTCCCGCGGGCATACACTGCATCCAGGGTATAGACGTCCTCGCGTTCGGCGACCTCACCCGACAGTTCGTCCATGCTGACGATACACTCGAGGTCCAGCTGGTCTTCGACCTCGAGCACGCGCTCGAAGAGCGCCTGATTCTCGACGACGACGGCGTCGGCACCGGGGTCCTCGAGCAGGTACCGAATCTGATCCGGCGACGAGCTTTTGTAGACCGTCGTGACGACCGCACCGGCGCTCAACAGGGCGAAGTCACACTGGGCCCACTCCATCCGCGTGCTCGAGAACATGCCGACGCGGTCGCCGCGCTCGATACCGAGGTCGCGAAAGCCGGCGGCCAGCGACCGGACGATGTCGCGCATATCGGTATACGAGATTGCGCGAAACTCGCCCGCCGGTGCGGCAGCGAGCACGTCGTTCGTCAGCGACCGATCGTAGACGCCTCCCTTGTATCGCTGGGCCGGCCGATTCGGGTGTCGTTCGGCAGCGTCCTCGAACAGCCGCCCGAGGCTGGTCGTCCCGATCACCTCGTCGTCGTACTCGCGTTCTGCATCCCGCCAGTTCATACCCGTGTGACAGAACCTCCCGGGCGATAAAACGTGAGGGAACGGTTTGCACGACGTTTCCGGTTTATTACTGAGTGTTTGTCTCAGACCGGCCCAGTCCGTCGCTGTCGGATGAGACGACAACCCTACGGTGGAGCGGACGCCCATCGGACGTAGACGTTCGTTACCTGCATCGTGTCGGCGTGGTACGTCTCCGTTGCCTCCTCGAGCCACTCGAGATCGGTCGGGAGACAACACAGGCAGATCGTCTCGTATCCTCGTTCGTCCGCGATCGAAGCAACGTCAGCAGCCAGCAACTGGACTCGTTTCTCCGGGATCCAGCGGGCGATGTACCCCGGTGTGAGGTAGCCGGTCACGAGAAACGCAACGGCCACGGGGAAAACGGCGAGGCTGACGAACACCGTTCCGCCCAGAACGACGCCCCAGCCCACGAACCCGGTCACGACGCGCAGCCGTAGACCCAGTCTCCAGTTCTCGAGTGATCGCCAGAGTGCACTCGAGACCGGAACGATCGTTGCCACCGCACCGACGAGCACGAGTGCACTCGGAGCAACCACAGCCATCGAGAGCAAGACGAGCCAGTTGGCCACCATTGAAACGAGCGAGCGGGCGGCCAAAACCGAATCAGCGACGTACCCAACGCGGTGGATCGGACGGTCGTCGTTCGCCTGCTTTAGAGCACCATAGAAGTCGGCTGTTGCTCCCAGTTCACGCCTGACGACACGTTCCATCGTATCGACCATCGTCATATACAGACACATCGCCATCCAGAAAACGGGCGTCCGAAGGGCGAACACGAGATACTCCCGCGGAAATCGACCGAACACCGGGTCGTACAGCATAATGGCGTCGGATCCCTGTGTGAATTCCCAGAAGTCGTCTTCGAAGGCCGCTGGGTCTGACCCGAACAACCGAAGGGATTTCATAATCGCAACGTTCGTTGATTACAACAAATACCTACCGGAATAAGACGCCAGAAGCGATCAGGCCGTCCGGAACTCGTCGTCGACGATGATCGGTTCGACGGTCGCGTGTACTTCCCAGTCGCTCGCGAAGACCCTCCACGTTCACGATATCTTTGATTTTGCCGAACCGACGGGGAATAGCCTCGAGTGCTTTCGGCGAAAGTACCAGAACGCGTTTACAGGCTATTCGCCTCACTCAGGGTATGGAATCCAACGGAGCGTGTAACCGCCGCCACATGTTAGGCATTCTCGGAACGGGAACGGTAGTTGGTGTCGCCGGCTGTCTCGGCACGAACGATGACGACGGCCCCGGGGACGACGCCGATATCGAAGAAGCAGTCGAGTTCCCCGCCGAACGAGCGTGTGCCGTCTGTAGCATGGTCACCGAAGAGTATCCAGACTGGAACGCCCAGCTGGTCCACGAGGACGGCACCCGTGAGTTCTTCTGCTCTGCGGGCTGTATGGCCGCATACTACGCCGCTCCAGAGGCGTTCGACGGACCGGATGTTGCCGTGGCAAACGTCTGGGTGACCGAATACGAGACGGGCGAACTCATCGACGCCTCGGAGGCGGTCTTCGTCCGCGTAAGCCATTCGGACCACGTCGACGACATCATGATGAAGAACCCAACGCCGTTCGCCGAGCGTAGCGACGCCGAGGCATTCATCGACGAGTTCGACGAGTACGACGAAGACGACATTATCACCCTCGAGGACTTCGACATGGACCTCGCGACGTTCTATCGCGGTCGGTTCTTCGAGTCGTCGGACGATGGAGATACCGGCCACGACCATTGAAAGAACGTATCGTTTCCCGACGAAAGGCCGGAGTCAGAGTCCTCGTGCGATTGGGCGTGCGCTGACTTCCGGACGCGCGAGACTATGCCGTCCGGAACTCGCCGCCGTCGACGACGATCGATTCGGCGGTCACGTGTGCTGCCCAGTCGCTCGCGAGGAACGTCGCCACGTTCGCGACGTCCTCGGGTTGCCCGAATCGACGGAGTGGAATAGCCTCGAGGGCTGCATCCTCGTCCTCGCCACCGATGATGGGGAAGTCGGTCGTCGTCATTTCGGTCTCGATAACGCCGGGGTGAATCGAGTTGACCCGAATTCCGTGTGGGCCGACCTCACCCGCCAGGCCGTACGTGAGCATCCGCACCCCGCCTTTGGCGAGGCTGTAGGGTGTGATGTTCGGATAGCCGACCAGTCCCGCAACGCTCGACATGTTGATAATGGAGCCGCCCACTTCACGCTCGAGCATCGTTTCGGTCGCGACCTGACAGCCGGTGAAGACCCCCTCGACGTTGACCGCGAGTAACTGCTGGAAATCGGCCGGGTCGACGTCCTGAATCGGCCCGACTGGGCCGACCATCCCGGCGTTGTTCACCATAATATCGAGGCCACCAAGGTCGGTAGCCGCCTCGACGGCCGCCTCGAGGTCGCCGCGTTCGGTGACGTCACACTCGACGAACGTCGCCGTCGAGTCGGTTTCGTCGTCGATTATTTCGTGAATCGGTTCGCCGCCCTCTCTGGGTTCTGGCTGCAAGTCGGCGACGACGACCGACGCACCCTGTTTCGCGTAGGTGTGTGCAATTTCGCGACCGATCCCGCTGGCACCGCCAGTGATCACGGCAGTTTTGTTCGCAAGGAGTGGTTCCATACCGTGATGTCAACGCAGATGGGAATAAAGCTACAGTCTGTTCCCGACAGCTGGGACGGAGCGATAGGAGACCCGATGATTCGGCACTCGAAAGTGTGTCCTACGTCGATAGCCACTCTGCGTCGAGGTCAATCGCGTCCGGCGGGCGTTCGCCCTCGAGCGCTGCAGCCACGTTCCTCGCTGCCGTTTCGTTCAGTTCTCGCTTGGACGCCTCGGAGTACCACGCCGTATGCGGGGTACAGATGACGTCGTTTCGCTCGAGCAACGGCGACCCGTTCGGCGGTTCCGCCGCAAAGACGTCCAGACCAGCACCGGCGAGTTCGTCGGCCTCGAGCGCCGAAAGCAGGGCATCCTCGTCGATGATCCCGCCCCGGCCGACGTTGACGATGACCGCGTGCTCGGGGAGTCGGGAGAACGCCGCGGCGTCGA comes from the Natronosalvus amylolyticus genome and includes:
- a CDS encoding thiamine-binding protein — translated: MTVFALLRVSPITDDDITDDVAAAIEALEDFDVAYETTPMATTLEADDVHELFAACAAAHEAVDHGHVQTLVQVDDKRDVEMTASDKVDAVEGTLGREASSDRDA
- a CDS encoding thiamine ABC transporter substrate-binding protein, with the translated sequence MKRRTYLSGMAAGGLAGLAGCLGSITGDSDDDTLHVATYNSFIDAPSDSPGVWIKDEFEERYDATLEWHTPEQELNYFIERHNEGVDIEPDLYYGLSPHELLRADENTDDDLFVETDRSVLSNAEDIGEHHEFDPQGRVIPTYRSLCAIVYDGRNVEKPETFEDLLDPAYEGKFAVSNPQRGTTGQLFMLWSINEFGDEGEYTYLDYWQDLLDNDTRVLDSWSDVYTNFENDDIPVIVSYANDRVYAKRFDNDLEKHRVALLNDQAYANYSGIVRFAESTNDDLAHEFMDFVLEPEVQAVVAERNVTGPTNDTTELPEVFEEYAQEPEEAVFFDYEDLQGNLSTWLDDWGRTVVDN
- a CDS encoding asparagine synthase-related protein, with the translated sequence MYLTLHDDGWVRARGVAVRGRAFDGNRLLEGVALAERFGRVLADVASAAGDGDEPNGAAKADATLEAIADCAGSLEGFFAAVVDLESEDGSYLVADGARSIPLYYAESARFVSDRGNVVRDATDAPRDPITEREFLVTRYVTGPETIWDGVYAVQPGEVVALEADGIRRHTYREYWPAGGGRGTTPRRDSTPESRDAGPTADADRLETALEIALNRLEMVAGDRPIVLPLSGGFDSRLLASALVERGREVIGFTFGRSGHPDVEMSREVAARLGIRWEFYPYSQADWHGWYHGTAGRRYREWAFGGDALPFLAEWPALRGLLEAGRLPEDALYCPGHTVATPSERLPRFVGEGRPDDETTVGCGPAVDADGGTDGTPLIEPTLEALVEYVLETHYTLWGYDDEVFRTAARARIREGLLGERSPEAIDSPETAGAAYERWEWRGRMSTFTNGDCRAYEDAGLEWWLPLWDPAYVRAWAQVPLARRRAKGLHAELAARVYRRVTGVSVDRSRLTDRTLEPADRVLSLVRHTPERQWTERDGDWLPPFLAPRSAWREPGTHPLAWDGAVETRLLEALPEQARNFYALRTLAETGRLDLDDPDPTVCSSGLSLPTLESLSQ
- a CDS encoding AMP-dependent synthetase/ligase; this encodes MDWRESERQFDNEVLEVDTLAQMFAKTVERNEGQPAQRYKGGIYDRSLARTAFEPAPDGEFAMLTYDEMGEIVGVLAAGFRDLGVKAGDRVGMFASTRMEWAQCDFALLSAGAVITTVYSSSSPAQVQYLLDDPDATGVVVENEAALERVLEVEDELALEFIVSMDTLSSAASEREDVMTLREVYDRGLEAYDEEAFTDWLEKRTPDDLASLIYTSGTTGQPKGVELTHRNFRENVNQVYRRYGPRPGKPEGSPSIDTDTQTVSFLPLAHVFERTAGHFLMFAAGGCVAYAESSDTLKEDFQLVGPTTATSVPRVYEKIYDAIREQASESPIKERIFNWATGVSRDYYRADSPGGLLGIKMKIADSLVFSQVKEALGGNVQFLVSGGGTLSPDLCTLYHGMGLPIYEGYGLTETSPVVTTNPPEEPKIGTIGVPVEGCSVKVDESVAPKEGTGSVEGETGELLVNGPNVARGYWNKPGKTAEAFFEDDEGRWFRTGDIVTIRPDGYLVFHERSKQIMVLSTGKNVAPAPIEDSFAQSQVVEQCMVVGDGEKFVGALIVPNFAYLREELDLEDDESVTENEQANALIQEEVDAVNENFAKHERIKQFQLVTEEFTEENEMLTPTMKKKRRVILEKFNEEVADIYPERSADAAEAAD
- a CDS encoding AMP-dependent synthetase/ligase; the protein is MNWRDAEREYDDEVIGTTSLGRLFEDAAERHPNRPAQRYKGGVYDRSLTNDVLAAAPAGEFRAISYTDMRDIVRSLAAGFRDLGIERGDRVGMFSSTRMEWAQCDFALLSAGAVVTTVYKSSSPDQIRYLLEDPGADAVVVENQALFERVLEVEDQLDLECIVSMDELSGEVAEREDVYTLDAVYARGKDVFDLETYQTWVDEPGQDDLASLIYTSGTTGQPKGVQLTHGNFRSNVNQIRKRYGPRPDKPADVPVIDERAQTVSFLPLAHVFERTAGHFLMFASGACVAYAESPDTLKDDFGAVGPSTATSVPRVYEKIYDAIREQASESPVKERIFNWATDVGVDYASADDPGPVLSAKHALADRLVFSQVKEALGGNIELLISGGGSLSADLCTLYHGMGLPIYEGYGLTETAPVVSVNPPEAPIIGTIGPALPDVELRIDESVADQDVFDDPGEVGELLVQGPNVTEGYWEKPAATERAFLEDEDGRWFRTGDIVHLRPDGYLEFRERVKQILVLSTGKNVAPAPIEDAFAASEIVEQAMVVGDGEKFIGALIVPNLEHIRDWAEREGIDLPDDSEAICTDDRVHDYVRKEVDRVNENFERHETIKQFRLVPVEFTEDNEMLTPTMKKKRRVILERFEDRVEDIYADA
- a CDS encoding nitrous oxide reductase accessory protein NosL; this translates as MESNGACNRRHMLGILGTGTVVGVAGCLGTNDDDGPGDDADIEEAVEFPAERACAVCSMVTEEYPDWNAQLVHEDGTREFFCSAGCMAAYYAAPEAFDGPDVAVANVWVTEYETGELIDASEAVFVRVSHSDHVDDIMMKNPTPFAERSDAEAFIDEFDEYDEDDIITLEDFDMDLATFYRGRFFESSDDGDTGHDH
- a CDS encoding SDR family oxidoreductase — encoded protein: MEPLLANKTAVITGGASGIGREIAHTYAKQGASVVVADLQPEPREGGEPIHEIIDDETDSTATFVECDVTERGDLEAAVEAATDLGGLDIMVNNAGMVGPVGPIQDVDPADFQQLLAVNVEGVFTGCQVATETMLEREVGGSIINMSSVAGLVGYPNITPYSLAKGGVRMLTYGLAGEVGPHGIRVNSIHPGVIETEMTTTDFPIIGGEDEDAALEAIPLRRFGQPEDVANVATFLASDWAAHVTAESIVVDGGEFRTA